The following are from one region of the Halarcobacter sp. genome:
- the argF gene encoding ornithine carbamoyltransferase, translated as MRHFLTLKDYTKEEILEILDLAAKIKRETKNRVYKDYLPRYTLGMIFEKSSTRTRVSFETGIYQLGGIGLFLSSNDIQLGRGEPMSDTARVISRMVDMVMIRTFEQSKLEEFAKYSKVPVINGLTNEYHPVQLMADFLTIQEKGLDKNLVAAYVGDGNNMAHSWLMLASKLGFELRIATPKGYEVDKNILDDAYSFAKESGAKIIITNDPKEAVKGASVITTDTWVSMGQEDEKEKRVKDFDGYIVDDEMMKLGTSDAIFLHCLPAYRGYEVSESVIEGDQSLIFEEAENRLHAQKGVMVWLDRQNTK; from the coding sequence ATGAGACACTTTTTAACACTAAAAGACTATACAAAAGAAGAAATTTTAGAAATTTTAGACTTAGCAGCAAAAATCAAGAGAGAAACTAAAAATAGAGTTTACAAAGATTATTTACCAAGATATACTTTAGGTATGATATTTGAGAAAAGTAGTACTAGAACTAGAGTTAGTTTTGAAACAGGTATTTATCAATTGGGTGGAATAGGACTTTTCTTATCATCAAATGATATTCAGCTTGGACGTGGTGAACCTATGAGTGATACAGCTAGAGTTATTTCTAGAATGGTTGATATGGTTATGATTAGAACATTTGAACAAAGCAAATTAGAAGAGTTTGCTAAATATTCAAAAGTTCCTGTGATAAATGGTTTAACAAATGAGTATCATCCTGTACAACTTATGGCTGATTTTTTAACTATTCAAGAAAAAGGTTTAGATAAAAATCTTGTAGCTGCTTATGTTGGTGATGGTAATAATATGGCACACTCTTGGCTTATGCTTGCATCAAAACTTGGATTTGAGTTAAGAATTGCTACTCCAAAAGGTTATGAAGTAGATAAAAATATTTTAGATGATGCATACTCTTTTGCAAAAGAATCAGGTGCAAAAATTATTATCACTAATGATCCTAAAGAAGCTGTTAAAGGTGCAAGTGTTATTACAACTGATACTTGGGTTTCAATGGGACAAGAGGATGAAAAAGAGAAAAGAGTAAAAGACTTTGATGGTTATATTGTTGATGATGAGATGATGAAATTAGGAACATCTGATGCAATATTCTTACACTGTTTACCAGCTTACAGAGGATATGAAGTTAGTGAAAGTGTTATTGAGGGAGATCAAAGTTTAATTTTTGAAGAGGCTGAAAACAGACTACATGCACAAAAAGGTGTAATGGTTTGGTTAGATAGACAAAATACAAAATAA
- a CDS encoding ribonucleoside triphosphate reductase: MIENILKRDGTYEKFQAYKIKDVIKKAFKSVHTTYDAAVYLNVIEELNKKRVFAVEDVQDLIENELYKARYFEVMKSFMLYRHMHKMQREQILGLNEDTTYINSTQTIEEYINGTDWRINANSNTGYSHAGLINNSAGKIIANYWLDKIYSKEEGYAHRNADYHIHDLDCLSGYCAGWSLRVLLDEGFNGVRGRVESTAPNHFREALGQMANFLGILQSEWAGAQAFSSFDTYLAPYVFKDGLSFNEIKKNIRSFIYNLNVPARWGQSPFTNITIDWTVPSDLKNQMPTKNQKHLFTNIDNEKLLQEAKERGFDTLVNMTYKAFQKEMNMINKAYYEVMTEGDKTGQPFTFPIPTVNITEDFDWYGENTDLLFENTAKIGSSYFQNFIGSQYIKDKNGKLIPNSEAYKPGHVRSMCCRLQLDLRELLKRGGGLFGSAEMTGSIGVVTINMARLGYLYKDDKEALLNRLEELMDLAQSTLEKKRVFINDLYERGLFPYTKRYLPSFNNHFSTIGVNGINEMIINFTEKRYDISKDEGISLAIEVLDFMRNKMIKYQEETGNLYNLEATPAEGTTYRFAKEDKKRYSDIFQAGFGNNIFYTNSSQLPVDYTDDIFEALNLQDELQGKYTGGTVLHLYMRERISSVEACRKLIKNVISNYTLPYITISPVFSICPKHGYIDGEYEYCPKCDEEILEEELNNEKLRA, translated from the coding sequence ATGATAGAAAATATACTCAAAAGAGATGGCACTTATGAAAAATTTCAAGCTTATAAAATAAAAGATGTAATAAAAAAGGCATTTAAAAGCGTACACACCACTTATGATGCAGCTGTTTATTTAAATGTAATTGAAGAATTAAATAAAAAAAGAGTGTTTGCAGTTGAAGATGTACAAGATTTAATTGAAAATGAATTATATAAAGCAAGATATTTTGAAGTAATGAAATCTTTTATGCTTTATAGACATATGCATAAGATGCAAAGAGAACAAATATTAGGATTAAATGAAGATACAACATATATAAACTCTACACAAACTATAGAAGAGTATATAAATGGTACAGATTGGAGAATAAATGCAAATTCTAATACAGGTTATTCCCATGCAGGATTAATCAATAATAGTGCAGGGAAAATTATTGCTAATTATTGGCTAGATAAGATTTATTCAAAAGAGGAGGGCTATGCCCATAGAAATGCTGATTATCATATTCATGATTTAGATTGTTTAAGTGGATATTGTGCTGGTTGGAGCTTAAGAGTATTACTTGATGAGGGTTTTAATGGTGTAAGAGGTAGAGTTGAGAGTACTGCACCAAACCATTTTAGAGAAGCTTTAGGTCAGATGGCAAACTTTTTAGGAATATTACAAAGTGAATGGGCAGGAGCTCAAGCTTTTTCTTCATTTGATACATATTTAGCACCTTATGTTTTTAAAGATGGTTTATCTTTTAATGAGATAAAAAAGAATATAAGAAGTTTTATTTATAATTTAAATGTCCCAGCAAGATGGGGTCAAAGTCCTTTTACAAATATTACTATAGATTGGACCGTACCTAGTGATTTAAAAAATCAAATGCCAACAAAAAATCAAAAACATCTATTTACTAATATAGATAATGAAAAACTACTGCAAGAAGCAAAAGAGAGAGGTTTTGATACTTTAGTTAATATGACTTATAAAGCTTTTCAAAAAGAGATGAATATGATTAATAAAGCTTATTATGAGGTTATGACTGAAGGTGATAAAACCGGACAACCTTTTACTTTTCCAATTCCTACAGTTAATATAACTGAAGATTTTGATTGGTATGGAGAGAATACAGACTTACTTTTTGAAAACACTGCAAAAATAGGTTCATCATATTTCCAAAACTTTATTGGTAGCCAATATATAAAAGATAAAAATGGAAAACTAATACCAAATAGTGAAGCATATAAACCAGGTCATGTAAGATCAATGTGTTGTAGATTGCAATTAGATTTAAGAGAGCTATTAAAAAGAGGTGGTGGCTTATTTGGTAGTGCTGAGATGACTGGAAGTATTGGTGTTGTTACTATAAATATGGCAAGACTAGGATATTTATATAAAGATGATAAAGAGGCTCTTTTAAATAGACTTGAAGAGCTTATGGATTTAGCACAATCAACTTTAGAGAAAAAAAGAGTTTTTATAAATGATTTATATGAAAGAGGATTGTTTCCATATACTAAAAGGTATCTTCCAAGCTTTAATAATCATTTTTCAACAATAGGTGTAAATGGTATAAATGAAATGATTATTAATTTTACAGAGAAAAGATACGACATTTCAAAAGATGAAGGTATATCTTTAGCAATAGAAGTTTTAGATTTTATGAGAAATAAAATGATTAAATATCAAGAAGAAACAGGGAATCTATACAATCTTGAAGCAACACCAGCTGAAGGTACTACATATAGATTTGCAAAAGAAGATAAAAAAAGATATTCAGATATTTTCCAAGCAGGTTTTGGAAATAATATTTTTTATACAAACTCATCTCAGCTACCAGTTGATTATACAGATGATATCTTTGAAGCATTAAACCTACAAGATGAACTTCAAGGTAAATATACAGGAGGAACTGTATTGCATCTTTATATGAGAGAAAGAATAAGTTCAGTAGAAGCTTGTAGAAAATTGATTAAAAATGTTATATCAAATTATACTTTACCTTATATAACAATCAGTCCTGTATTTTCTATTTGTCCAAAACATGGATATATAGATGGGGAATATGAATATTGTCCTAAATGTGATGAAGAAATTTTAGAAGAGGAGTTAAATAATGAAAAGCTTAGAGCCTAG
- the nrdD gene encoding anaerobic ribonucleoside-triphosphate reductase, which translates to MKSLEPSKLKEKRTRCIVYTRVMGYHRPVESFNIGKKGEHSQRVKFIEKNNL; encoded by the coding sequence ATGAAAAGCTTAGAGCCTAGCAAGTTAAAAGAAAAAAGAACAAGATGTATAGTTTATACAAGAGTTATGGGTTATCATCGTCCAGTTGAAAGTTTTAATATTGGTAAAAAAGGTGAACATAGTCAAAGGGTAAAATTTATTGAAAAAAATAATCTATAA
- a CDS encoding anaerobic ribonucleoside-triphosphate reductase activating protein — protein MKKIIYNITPFTTVDFKDHLSCIAWFISCNMRCKYCYNPDIVNSKSGEYTVEDLIDFLKRRVGLLDSVVLSGGEATLHDLENICTKIKDLGFKIKLDTNGSNPKLLNTLIKNKLLDFVALDFKSNEKNFNKITKSYFYDKFIQSLDVLLNSNIKYEVRTTLHQDLLNENDINEMQETLQEIGYKNDYFIQNFLEVENLTNMKKSINIFDKAKVNNNLNIIYRN, from the coding sequence TTGAAAAAAATAATCTATAATATAACACCTTTTACAACTGTTGATTTTAAAGATCATTTATCTTGTATTGCATGGTTTATATCGTGCAATATGAGATGTAAATATTGCTATAATCCTGATATTGTAAATTCAAAAAGTGGTGAATATACTGTTGAGGATTTAATAGATTTTTTAAAAAGAAGAGTAGGGCTATTAGATTCAGTTGTATTAAGTGGAGGGGAAGCAACACTTCATGATTTAGAAAATATTTGTACTAAAATTAAAGACTTAGGCTTTAAAATAAAATTAGATACAAATGGTTCAAATCCTAAATTGCTAAACACCCTTATAAAAAATAAATTATTAGATTTTGTTGCTTTAGATTTTAAATCAAATGAAAAAAATTTTAATAAGATTACCAAATCTTACTTTTACGATAAATTTATACAAAGTTTGGATGTTTTACTTAATTCAAATATAAAATATGAAGTTAGAACAACACTTCATCAAGATTTATTAAATGAAAACGATATAAATGAGATGCAAGAAACCTTACAAGAAATTGGATATAAAAATGACTATTTTATTCAAAATTTTTTAGAAGTTGAAAACTTAACTAATATGAAAAAATCTATAAATATTTTTGATAAGGCTAAAGTAAATAATAATTTAAATATTATCTACCGAAATTAA
- a CDS encoding response regulator transcription factor codes for MKNNENILKELKVLFVEDEVNISKLLKDAISDYFFSFTIANNGEEGLEKYKKINPDFIITDIMMPKLDGLDMTKEIRKENETIPIIVLSAFSDKEKLLKAIDIGITKYFIKPFDPDELLEYLVTIASKLNKSRIICLNKHFTFDNNTNNLFEDEQLINITKREKSFINLLIKNKNNITSSDELKETLWENEEVTDERVRTFIKRLRKKTSKELIKNISGQGYLISVDNI; via the coding sequence TTGAAAAATAATGAAAATATATTAAAAGAATTAAAAGTTTTATTTGTTGAGGATGAGGTAAATATCTCTAAGCTGCTAAAAGATGCCATTTCGGACTATTTTTTCTCTTTTACTATAGCAAATAATGGTGAAGAGGGTTTAGAAAAGTATAAAAAAATCAATCCTGATTTTATTATAACAGATATAATGATGCCTAAATTAGATGGTTTAGATATGACAAAAGAGATAAGAAAAGAAAATGAGACTATCCCAATTATAGTTCTTAGTGCTTTTTCTGATAAAGAAAAACTATTAAAAGCTATTGATATTGGTATAACAAAATATTTTATAAAACCTTTTGACCCTGATGAATTATTGGAATATCTAGTTACAATTGCATCTAAACTAAATAAAAGTAGAATTATTTGTTTAAATAAGCACTTTACTTTTGATAATAATACAAACAATCTTTTTGAAGATGAACAATTAATTAATATAACAAAAAGAGAAAAAAGTTTTATCAATTTATTAATAAAAAATAAAAACAATATTACAAGTTCTGATGAGTTAAAGGAAACCCTTTGGGAAAATGAAGAGGTAACAGATGAAAGAGTTAGAACTTTTATAAAAAGATTAAGAAAAAAAACTTCAAAAGAATTGATTAAAAATATTTCAGGACAAGGTTATTTAATTTCGGTAGATAATATTTAA